One Salmo trutta chromosome 12, fSalTru1.1, whole genome shotgun sequence genomic region harbors:
- the c1qc gene encoding complement C1q subcomponent subunit C, whose amino-acid sequence MVCFCIAMGAMLSLALPDLVTMETCTSAGTPGLHGFPGLPGRDGRDGETGEKGVSGVVFGPGQKPEGGQKGEPGVKGAVGKPGRSGVRGDKGSPGPEGARGEPGESGSAGSLLQSAFSVARGTASPPEKASPIRFTSVITDVNKDYNTETGRFRCRVPGTYYFVYHASSEERLCLVFKLDGTSMASFCDLTYGGTKRQVSSGGLATYLKKDQEVWLETNDYNGMTGKPEGNSLFSGFLLKPH is encoded by the exons ATGGTCTGTTTTTGCATTGCTATGGGAGCTATGCTCTCATTGGCTCTGCCTGACCTGGTTACCATGGAGACGTGTACATCGGCGGGGACGCCTGGACTGCATGGTTTCCCAGGGTTGCCAGGAAGGGACGGACGAGATGGAGAGACGGGGGAGAAGGGAGTGTCAG GTGTTGTATTTGGACCAGGCCAGAAACCAGAGGGGGGCCAGAAGGGGGAGCCAGGTGTGAAGGGAGCGGTTGGGAAGCCAGGTCGTAGTGGTGTGAGAGGAGATAAGGGATCCCCAGGGCCAGAGGGAGCCCGGGGAGAGCCAGGGGAGTCGGGCTCAGCAGGATCTCTGCTCCAATCTGCCTTCAGCGTGGCCAGAGGCACCGCCAGCCCTCCAGAGAAGGCCAGCCCCATCAGATTTACCTCTGTCATCACTGATGTTAACAAGGACTACAACACAGAGACTGGACGCTTCAG GTGCCGTGTGCCGGGGACATACTACTTTGTGTACCACGCGTCATCTGAGGAGAGACTCTGTCTGGTGTTCAAACTGGATGGAACCAGTATGGCCTCCTTCTGTGACCTGACGTACGGGGGCACAaagagacag gtGAGTTCGGGGGGTCTGGCTACGTACTTGAAGAAGGATCAGGAGGTGTGGCTAGAGACCAACGATTACAACGGCATGACGGGGAAACCTGAAGGAAACAGCCTATTCTCTGGCTTCCTGCTCAAGCCTCACTAA